In Solanum lycopersicum chromosome 5, SLM_r2.1, the following are encoded in one genomic region:
- the LOC101245649 gene encoding 26S proteasome regulatory subunit 8 homolog A — translation MASVDVEKRRSDMEREEACSAKPTKQGEGLRQYYMQHIHDLQLQVRVKTHNLNRLEAQRNELNSKVRMLKEELQLLQEPGSYVGEVVKVMGKSKVLVKVHPEGKYVVDIGKNIDITKITPSTRVALRNDSYVLHLILPSKVDPLVNLMKVEKVPDSTYDMIGGLDQQIKEIKEVIELPIKHPELFESLGIAQPKGVLLYGPPGTGKTLLARAVAHHTDCTFIRVSGSELVQKYIGEGSRMVRELFVMAREHAPSIIFMDEIDSIGSARMESGSGNGDSEVQRTMLELLNQLDGFEASNKIKVLMATNRIDILDQALLRPGRIDRKIEFPNPNEESRQDILKIHSRKMNLMRGIDLKKIAEKMSGASGAELKAVCTEAGMFALRERRVHVTQEDFEMAVAKVMKKETEKNMSLRKLWK, via the exons ATGGCATCAGTTGATGTTGAGAAGAGGAGGAGCGATATGGAGAGAGAGGAAGCCTGTTCGGCCAAACCAACAAAGCAAGGGGAAGGGCTGAGACAGTACTATATGCAGCACATCCATGATCTCCAGCTCCAAGTCCGCGTAAAGACTCACAATCTTAATCGCCTTGAAGCCCAGAGGAACGAACTCAATTCTAAAG TGAGAATGCTAAAAGAGGAATTACAATTGCTTCAGGAGCCTGGATCATATGTTGGTGAAGTTGTTAAAGTAATGGGGAAGTCAAAGGTTCTAGTCAAA GTTCATCCTGAAGGCAaatatgttgttgatattgGCAAAAACATTGACATTACAAAGATCACTCCATCAACTAGAGTTGCCCTGCGCAATGATAGCTATGTTCTTCATCTAATTTTGCCCAGCAAAGTTGATCCATTGGTCAACCTCATGAAAGTTGAGAAAGTGCCAGATTCCACTTATGACATGATTGGTGGTCTTGACCAGCAGATCAAGGAGATTAAAGAG GTTATTGAGCTTCCTATAAAGCATCCTGAGTTATTTGAGTCTCTTGGAATAGCTCAGCCAAAG GGAGTGCTGCTCTATGGACCTCCAGGAACTGGGAAAACATTGTTGGCTAGGGCAGTTGCACATCACACTGATTGTACCTTCATTAGGGTCTCTGGTTCCGAACTAGTGCAGAAATATATTGGAGAAGGTTCTCGAATGGTGAGAGAACTTTTTGTTATGGCCAG GGAACATGCTCCTTCTATCATTTTTATGGATGAGATAGACAGCATTGGATCTGCTAGGATGGAATCAGGGAGTGGCAATGGTGACAGTGAAGTGCAGAGGACAATGCTTGAACTTCTCAATCAGCTTGATGGATTTGAGGCATCAAACAAAATCAAG GTTCTGATGGCTACAAACCGTATAGATATTCTAGATCAAGCACTCCTTAGACCAGGAAGGATAGACAGGAAGATTGAATTTCCAAATCCCAATGAAGAG TCTCGTCAGGACATTTTGAAGATTCATTCGAGGAAGATGAACTTGATGCGGGGGATTGATTTGAAGAAGATTGCTGAGAAGATGAGTGGTGCTTCTGGGGCTGAACTTAAG GCCGTATGTACGGAAGCAGGGATGTTTGCTCTAAGAGAGAGGAGGGTGCATGTGACGCAAGAAGATTTTGAGATGGCTGTTGCTAAAGTAATGAAGAAAGAGACCGAGAAGAACATGTCACTGCGAAAGCTGTGGAAGTAG